The genomic window AAGCGCCTTTACTTTTCATGGCCCCTTCAAAGAAATTTTCAAAGACTTCTTTTTTCCATCGGTCTTTGTTTGGATGCTGTTCCCAAATTTTAGGATCGGAAGCTACTTTGTACAAGGCCTCAAAATCTTTTTCTTCTAAAGGAGACAAAATGCAAAGATCATTTTCTAAAACGGGCTGTAAATTAAAATTCATATTTTTTGTTGTTATAATACTAATTCCTCAAAAATAGGTTCTTGCAAAAGTGATGCATACAAAGATTCTATAGATTTTTTTGGACCATGTATTTGCCATTCTAAAACCACATGATCTAGATTGCGACGCTGTGTAATCAGTTTTGATTTTACGCCATAGACTGAAAAAAGCTCATTGCATCTTGCGTATCCGCTATCAGAACGTTTAAAAGTTATTTGAAGGGTTTTATGTGCGTTGATGAGGTCTATTTTATTCTGAAGAAAAGTAAGCACCGTAAGAATGGAAAGAATCATCAAGGCCGCACAAGCCGATGCAAAATAATAACCCGCTCCTACTCCCATACTTACAGCCGCAACCGACCATATTGTTGCCGCCGTAGTAATACCGCTAACATGATTATCTGATCTAAAAATCACTCCTGCACAAAGAAAACCTAAACCGGTTACAATATTAGAAGCTATTCGATCAGGATTTCCTGCTCCGCCAATCCATTCAGACATAAAGGTAAAGAAACAAGCTCCCACAGAAATCATTATTGTGGTACGAAGACCAGCCGCTTTTCCGCTATATTCTCTTTCGGCACCAATTAAAGCTCCCCAAAATGCTGCTAAAAGCAATCTTATGACAATTTCTAGTTCCATTAAAGTCTTCTATTTTTTCAAATAAAATTAAGGAAAAAACACAAAAAAACCTCCAAAATCAAAATGACTTTGAAGGTTTTCTACTTTGTCTTACTTATATTCTTCTTCTTTTTGCTTGTACCAATCTTTCATCACATAAAAAGCTTTCTTTTTGATTCCGTTGCTAGAAATTAATCCTTTACGGTTAAAGAAATCCTGAATGTTTGGCAATTGTCTTCTTGGAGATCTGAAATCAACGAGAATCCAAGGAGAAACTCCAGCTAAACCTTCAATACGATTGAACATTTGCG from Flavobacterium sp. KACC 22763 includes these protein-coding regions:
- a CDS encoding MgtC/SapB family protein; amino-acid sequence: MELEIVIRLLLAAFWGALIGAEREYSGKAAGLRTTIMISVGACFFTFMSEWIGGAGNPDRIASNIVTGLGFLCAGVIFRSDNHVSGITTAATIWSVAAVSMGVGAGYYFASACAALMILSILTVLTFLQNKIDLINAHKTLQITFKRSDSGYARCNELFSVYGVKSKLITQRRNLDHVVLEWQIHGPKKSIESLYASLLQEPIFEELVL